From one Triticum aestivum cultivar Chinese Spring chromosome 4B, IWGSC CS RefSeq v2.1, whole genome shotgun sequence genomic stretch:
- the LOC123094662 gene encoding probable protein S-acyltransferase 6 → MKGRTLFKSPLPSNHVSDASSSAGAGATHRLYQVWRGRNKFLCGGRCIFGPDANSIFLSVSLIMTPLALFVAFVSFRLAELMGKPLGPFVPRTAMAVGAFDLIVLVLTSGRDPGIIPRNTKPPDPEDLQLDGLASPMAGAPSSGTLPPTRDVYVNGMVVKVKYCHTCMLYRPPRCSHCSVCNNCVERFDHHCPWVGQCIGKRNYRFFFMFISSTTFLCLYVFVFCWVNLVLITRKYGCSLGGAIVESPVSGFLIFYTFITSWFVGGLTAFHTYLASTNQTTYENFRYRYEGKSNPYDRGAARNLVEIFLSPIPASKNDFRQMVVVDPETLLYGPPSMAYSYSFGMLSSSKKSFNTQASLSFDMGKPSFDLGAGYSVKRTSIGSSNFGDIYNPTGDGVDAAAHQQPRHNIFAGGRFQGSKKVAEDSESVVTDVPTAGYTTAG, encoded by the exons ATGAAGGGGAGGACGCTTTTCAAGAGCCCTCTCCCCAGCAACCACGTCTCCGACGCCTCCAGctcggccggcgccggcgccacccACCGCCTCTACCAAGTTTGGAGGGGAAGGAAT AAATTTCTTTGTGGCGGGCGGTGCATCTTCGGCCCTGACGCCAACTCCATCTTTCTATCTGTGTCTCTCATCATGACGCCGCTCGCGCTCTTCGTGGCCTTCGTCTCGTTCCGCCTCGCCGAGCTCATGGGGAAGCCGCTCGGCCCCTTCGTTCCAAGGACAGCCATGGCCGTCGGCGCATTC GATCTTATAGTGTTGGTGCTCACGTCAGGGCGAGATCCCGGGATCATCCCGCGGAACACGAAGCCGCCGGATCCCGAAGACCTCCAGTTGGACGGCTTGGCGTCCCCAATGGCCGGAGCGCCATCGTCGGGGACACTTCCGCCGACGCGTGACGTGTACGTgaacggcatggtggtgaaggtGAAGTACTGCCACACGTGCATGCTGTACAGGCCGCCGCGCTGCTCTCACTGCTCTGTCTGCAACAATTGCGTGGAGCGCTTCGACCACCACTGCCCCTGGGTCGGCCAGTGCATCGGCAAG AGAAATTACAGGTTCTTCTTCATGTTCATCTCGTCGACGACGTTCCTTTGCCTCTACGTGTTCGTGTTCTGCTGGGTGAACCTGGTCCTCATCACGCGGAAGTACGGGTGCAGCCTGGGCGGCGCCATCGTGGAGTCGCCGGTTTCGGGATTCCTCATCTTCTACACCTTCATCACGTCCTGGTTCGTGGGCGGGCTCACGGCGTTCCACACCTACCTCGCCAGCACCAACCAGACCACCTACGAGAACTTCCGGTACCGGTACGAGGGAAAGTCCAACCCGTACGACCGCGGCGCGGCGCGGAACCTCGTCGAGATCTTCCTGTCGCCGATCCCGGCGAGCAAGAATGACTTCCGGCAGATGGTCGTCGTCGACCCCGAAACGCTCTTGTACGGCCCGCCCTCGATGGCCTACTCCTACTCCTTCGGCATGCTGTCGTCGTCCAAGAAGAGCTTCAACACCCAAGCCAGCCTCAGCTTCGACATGGGCAAGCCGAGCTTTGACCTCGGAGCTGGATACAGCGTCAAGCGCACCAGCATCGGCTCCTCCAACTTCGGCGACATATACAATCCTACCGGTGATGGCGTGGATGCCGCGGCGCACCAGCAGCCGCGGCACAACATCTTCGCTGGCGGGAGGTTTCAGGGAAGCAAGAAGGTGGCGGAAGACTCGGAGTCGGTCGTGACCGACGTCCCCACGGCGGGCTACACCACTGCCGGCTGA